Proteins co-encoded in one Ruegeria pomeroyi DSS-3 genomic window:
- a CDS encoding tetratricopeptide repeat protein gives MRHLALACFLLAPGAALASDCPTAPDHSERIAHLIEDIRAAPNEMQARTISNRMWEIWADAPDEAAQAILDNGMSRRRAWDLLGALSEFDRLVAYCPDYAEGYNQRAFANFLRQDFAAALIDLDRALALSPNHVAAMSGRALTLMGLGRIDEARSVLNQALELNPWLPERGLVAPGGPLEPKGKDI, from the coding sequence ATGAGACATCTTGCCCTTGCCTGTTTCCTGCTCGCTCCCGGCGCCGCGCTGGCGTCGGATTGTCCCACCGCCCCCGACCATTCGGAGCGGATCGCACATCTGATCGAGGATATCCGCGCCGCACCCAACGAGATGCAGGCACGGACCATCTCGAACCGGATGTGGGAAATCTGGGCCGATGCGCCGGACGAGGCGGCGCAGGCAATCCTAGACAATGGCATGTCGCGGCGGCGCGCGTGGGATCTGCTGGGGGCCTTGAGTGAGTTCGACCGGCTGGTCGCCTACTGCCCCGATTATGCCGAGGGCTATAATCAGCGCGCCTTTGCCAATTTTCTGCGCCAGGATTTTGCCGCCGCGCTGATCGACCTCGACCGGGCGCTGGCCCTGTCGCCAAACCATGTCGCGGCGATGAGTGGGCGGGCGCTGACACTGATGGGGTTGGGGCGGATCGACGAGGCCCGTTCGGTTCTGAACCAGGCGCTTGAGCTTAACCCCTGGCTGCCGGAACGTGGTCTTGTTGCCCCCGGCGGCCCCCTGGAACCCAAGGGAAAAGACATCTGA
- a CDS encoding ABC transporter transmembrane domain-containing protein: MARRPTSPVASEERAGSKKVGVLSALWPFMMPYKALMAGALMALVLTASMSLALPLAVRRVVDNFRIENGDLLDVYFLAALGIAAVLALGTGIRYALVTRLGERVVADIRKAVFDRVIGMSPEFYERIMTGEVLSRITTDTTLIQSVLGSSASIALRNMLLFAGGLVLMLLTSAKLTGLVLLLVPAVLVPILVLGRRLRAISRENQDWIAASSGNASEALSAVQTVQSYTNETASRAAFAEVTETAYDVSRRRIATRAVLTVIVIFLVFSGIVGVLWMGANDVRAGVMTEGTLIQFVIYSVIMAGAVAALSEIWSELQRAAGATERLVELLNAADSVNDPVQPAALALPVQGEIAFDNVTFRYPARPDQVALDGMSLTVRPGETVAFVGPSGAGKTTVIQLIQRFYDPQSGRVLLDGQDLTTLSRADFRRHIALVPQDPVIFAASARENIRFGRPSASDAEVEEAARAAAAHEFIAALPEGYDSFVGERGVMLSGGQKQRIAIARAILRDAPVLLLDEATSALDAESERAVQQAVERLSADRTTLIVAHRLATVKKADRIVVLEAGRIVAQGTHDELVAGGGLYARLARLQFTDGLAAE, from the coding sequence ATGGCACGCAGACCCACCTCCCCCGTCGCCAGCGAAGAGCGCGCAGGCTCGAAGAAGGTTGGCGTTCTGTCCGCGCTCTGGCCGTTCATGATGCCCTACAAGGCGCTGATGGCGGGCGCGCTGATGGCACTGGTGCTGACGGCGAGCATGTCGCTGGCCCTGCCGCTGGCGGTGCGCCGGGTGGTCGATAATTTCCGCATCGAGAATGGCGACCTGCTGGATGTCTATTTCCTGGCCGCGCTGGGCATTGCTGCGGTGTTGGCGCTGGGCACCGGCATCCGTTACGCGCTGGTCACCCGGCTGGGCGAACGCGTGGTGGCCGATATCCGCAAGGCGGTGTTCGACCGGGTGATCGGCATGAGTCCGGAATTCTACGAGCGCATCATGACCGGCGAGGTCTTGAGCCGGATCACCACCGACACCACACTGATCCAGTCGGTGCTGGGCTCCTCGGCCTCGATCGCGCTGCGCAACATGCTGCTGTTTGCGGGCGGTCTGGTGCTGATGCTGTTGACCTCGGCCAAGTTGACGGGGCTGGTGCTGCTTCTGGTGCCTGCGGTGCTGGTGCCGATCCTTGTGCTGGGCCGCCGCCTGCGCGCCATCAGCCGCGAGAACCAGGACTGGATCGCGGCCAGTTCCGGTAATGCGAGCGAGGCGCTGAGCGCGGTGCAGACCGTTCAATCCTATACCAACGAGACCGCCAGCCGCGCCGCGTTCGCCGAGGTGACCGAGACCGCCTATGACGTCTCGCGCCGCCGCATCGCCACGCGCGCGGTGCTGACGGTGATCGTGATCTTCCTTGTCTTCTCGGGCATCGTCGGGGTGCTCTGGATGGGCGCCAACGACGTGCGTGCCGGAGTGATGACCGAGGGCACGCTGATCCAGTTCGTGATCTATTCGGTGATCATGGCGGGCGCGGTGGCGGCACTCTCCGAGATCTGGAGCGAGTTGCAGCGCGCCGCAGGCGCGACCGAGCGTCTTGTCGAGCTGTTGAATGCCGCCGATTCCGTCAACGACCCCGTGCAGCCCGCCGCGCTGGCGCTGCCGGTGCAGGGCGAGATCGCCTTTGACAACGTGACCTTCCGCTATCCGGCGCGGCCCGATCAGGTGGCGCTTGACGGCATGAGCCTGACCGTGCGGCCGGGCGAGACAGTGGCCTTTGTCGGGCCTTCGGGCGCGGGCAAGACCACGGTGATCCAGCTGATTCAGCGGTTCTATGATCCGCAATCGGGCCGGGTGCTGCTCGATGGGCAGGATCTGACCACGCTCTCACGCGCCGATTTCCGCCGCCACATCGCGCTGGTGCCGCAGGACCCGGTGATCTTCGCGGCCTCGGCGCGCGAGAACATCCGCTTTGGCCGGCCTTCGGCCAGCGATGCCGAGGTTGAGGAGGCCGCCCGCGCCGCTGCCGCGCATGAGTTCATCGCGGCCCTGCCCGAAGGCTATGACAGTTTCGTCGGCGAGCGCGGGGTGATGCTGTCGGGCGGTCAGAAACAGCGTATCGCCATCGCCCGCGCCATCCTGCGCGACGCGCCGGTGCTGCTCCTGGACGAGGCGACCTCGGCGCTTGATGCCGAAAGCGAGCGCGCCGTGCAGCAGGCGGTTGAACGGTTGAGCGCCGATCGCACCACGCTGATCGTGGCGCACCGGCTGGCGACAGTGAAAAAGGCCGACCGCATCGTGGTGCTGGAAGCGGGCCGCATCGTCGCTCAGGGCACCCATGACGAGCTGGTCGCGGGCGGCGGGCTATATGCCCGGCTGGCACGGCTTCAGTTCACCGATGGTTTGGCGGCCGAATAA
- a CDS encoding LysR family transcriptional regulator, translating to MHIEFRHLRTIKAIHDCGGLARAADQLNITQSALSHQIKGLEDQAGVELFVRRSKPMKLSAAGMRLLRLAEQILPQVEAMQAEFSSLRDGRSGRMHIAIECHACFEWLFPVLEAFRKNWPDVDVDIRPGLAFDALPALQKEEVDLVVSSDPEEIAGVEFVELFDYNAVFVAASTHPLAAKPWVEAEDFRGETLITYPVERTRLDVFSQLLIPARVEPAQVRQVELTAVILLLVASNRGVSVLPDWVVREVKYSSDYVTRPLTETGITRRLYAAVRSEDLEKPFVQELVTLARSEARKLQSR from the coding sequence ATGCATATCGAATTCCGGCATTTGCGGACCATCAAGGCGATCCATGATTGCGGCGGGCTGGCCCGTGCCGCCGATCAACTGAACATCACCCAGTCGGCCTTGAGCCATCAGATCAAGGGGTTGGAGGATCAGGCCGGGGTGGAGCTGTTCGTGCGCCGCTCGAAGCCGATGAAACTGTCGGCGGCGGGGATGCGCCTGCTGCGGCTGGCCGAACAGATCCTGCCCCAGGTCGAGGCGATGCAGGCCGAGTTCTCGTCGCTGCGCGATGGCCGTTCGGGGCGGATGCATATCGCCATCGAATGTCATGCCTGTTTCGAATGGCTGTTTCCGGTGCTCGAGGCCTTTCGCAAGAACTGGCCGGATGTGGATGTGGATATCCGCCCCGGACTTGCCTTTGACGCGCTGCCCGCACTGCAAAAGGAAGAGGTGGATCTGGTGGTGTCCTCGGACCCCGAAGAGATCGCCGGTGTCGAGTTTGTCGAGCTTTTCGATTACAACGCGGTCTTTGTCGCTGCCTCGACCCATCCGCTGGCAGCCAAACCCTGGGTCGAGGCCGAGGATTTCCGGGGTGAGACGCTGATCACCTATCCGGTGGAGCGCACGCGGCTGGACGTGTTCAGCCAGTTGCTGATCCCGGCGCGGGTGGAACCGGCGCAAGTGCGCCAGGTGGAGCTGACGGCGGTGATCCTGCTGCTGGTGGCGTCGAACCGGGGCGTGTCGGTCTTGCCCGACTGGGTGGTGCGCGAGGTGAAATACAGCTCGGACTATGTCACCCGCCCCCTGACCGAGACGGGTATCACCCGGCGGCTTTACGCGGCGGTGCGCAGCGAAGATCTGGAAAAGCCATTCGTTCAGGAACTGGTTACGCTGGCGCGCAGCGAGGCGCGCAAGCTGCAAAGCCGGTAG
- a CDS encoding rhomboid family intramembrane serine protease, producing MFPIRDHNPSGRTPYVVYLLLAANIAIFLATLGIMDDPRLIGRFYYDYAIIPARISDGDGWQTLVTSIFLHGGWMHLGGNMLFLWIFGDNLEDEMGHLGFALFYLAAGIGAGLIHVLSGPGSMVPTIGASGAIAGVMGGYLLLFPRARVDILLILFVYFRIFTIPAFVMLGAWLGFQFLGGFSSDPDTGGVAYWAHTGGFAVGLVLTLPLWLKRGGRGFWQCTDGHPPHPEQKYRLSPSRIPKIPRS from the coding sequence ATGTTCCCGATCCGCGATCACAACCCCTCGGGCCGTACGCCCTATGTCGTCTACCTGCTGCTGGCGGCCAATATCGCGATCTTCCTGGCCACGCTCGGCATCATGGACGATCCCCGCCTGATCGGCAGGTTTTACTATGACTATGCGATCATCCCCGCCCGTATCTCGGACGGGGACGGATGGCAGACGCTGGTCACCTCGATCTTTCTGCATGGCGGCTGGATGCATCTGGGCGGCAACATGCTGTTTCTGTGGATCTTTGGCGACAATCTGGAAGACGAGATGGGGCATCTGGGCTTTGCGCTTTTCTATCTTGCCGCAGGCATTGGCGCCGGACTGATCCATGTGCTGAGCGGGCCGGGGTCGATGGTGCCGACCATCGGCGCCTCGGGCGCGATTGCCGGAGTGATGGGAGGGTATCTGCTGCTGTTCCCCCGTGCGCGGGTCGATATCCTGCTGATCCTGTTCGTCTATTTCCGCATTTTCACGATCCCGGCCTTTGTGATGCTGGGGGCCTGGCTTGGATTCCAGTTCCTGGGCGGGTTCAGTTCCGATCCCGATACCGGCGGTGTCGCCTATTGGGCGCATACTGGCGGGTTTGCGGTTGGGTTGGTTCTGACGCTACCGCTGTGGTTGAAGCGTGGCGGACGCGGATTCTGGCAGTGTACCGACGGCCACCCGCCACATCCCGAGCAGAAGTACCGCCTGTCGCCCAGCCGAATCCCGAAGATACCGCGCAGCTAA
- a CDS encoding Lrp/AsnC family transcriptional regulator: MDLPDLDRYDRAILNQLAGDGRISVADLARRIGLSKTPTQARLKRLEATGIITGYRALVDPIRLGLDHVAFVEVRLSDTREKALAEFNAAVRRIGEVEQAHMIASNFDYLLKVRTRSMTEYRAVLAERISSLPHVSSTSTFVAMEAVKEPGMLGALESVT; the protein is encoded by the coding sequence ATGGACCTTCCTGACCTGGATCGCTACGACCGAGCGATTCTGAACCAGCTGGCCGGCGACGGGCGCATCTCGGTCGCCGATCTGGCGCGGCGAATCGGATTGTCGAAAACGCCCACCCAGGCGCGGTTGAAGCGGCTAGAGGCCACCGGCATCATCACGGGTTACCGGGCGCTGGTCGATCCGATCCGGCTGGGCCTGGATCACGTGGCCTTTGTCGAGGTGCGGCTGAGCGATACCCGGGAAAAGGCGCTGGCCGAGTTCAACGCGGCGGTGCGCCGGATCGGCGAAGTCGAGCAGGCCCATATGATCGCGTCGAATTTCGACTATCTGCTCAAGGTGCGCACCCGCTCGATGACGGAGTATCGCGCGGTTCTGGCCGAGCGGATTTCGTCGCTGCCGCATGTGTCCAGCACCTCAACCTTTGTTGCGATGGAGGCGGTGAAGGAGCCCGGGATGCTGGGCGCGCTCGAAAGCGTTACTTGA
- a CDS encoding inositol monophosphatase family protein, with amino-acid sequence MIGSANLNIMIKAARKAGRSLVKDFREVENLQVSMKGAGDFVSKADIAAEAILKEELRNARPTYGWIAEEGGVEEGEDPTRRWIVDPLDGTTNFLHGLPHWAISIALEHKGKVVAGVIYDAAKDEMFFAEKGEGAWMNDQRIRVSGRHRMIEAVFATGLPFGGRADLPLTLQDLARLMPVCAGVRRWGSAALDMAYVAAGRYEGFWERRLNAWDVAAGIIIVKEAGGLIEALDPEDSILDSGEVICANGNIFDPFAKVIRG; translated from the coding sequence ATGATTGGCAGTGCGAACCTCAACATCATGATCAAGGCCGCCCGCAAGGCAGGCCGGTCGCTGGTGAAGGACTTCCGCGAGGTCGAGAACCTGCAGGTGTCGATGAAGGGCGCGGGTGATTTCGTGTCCAAGGCCGATATCGCCGCCGAGGCGATCCTCAAGGAAGAGCTGCGCAATGCCCGCCCGACTTATGGCTGGATTGCCGAGGAAGGTGGCGTCGAGGAGGGCGAGGACCCGACCCGGCGCTGGATCGTCGATCCGCTGGACGGCACCACCAACTTCCTGCACGGCCTGCCGCATTGGGCGATCTCCATCGCGCTCGAGCACAAGGGCAAGGTTGTCGCGGGTGTCATCTATGACGCCGCCAAGGACGAGATGTTCTTTGCCGAAAAGGGCGAAGGCGCCTGGATGAACGACCAGCGCATCCGCGTCTCGGGTCGGCATCGGATGATCGAGGCGGTTTTTGCCACCGGCCTGCCCTTTGGCGGGCGTGCCGACCTGCCGTTGACGCTGCAGGATCTGGCGCGGCTGATGCCGGTTTGCGCCGGTGTGCGGCGCTGGGGCTCGGCCGCGCTCGACATGGCCTATGTGGCGGCGGGCCGCTACGAAGGCTTCTGGGAACGGCGCCTCAATGCCTGGGATGTGGCGGCGGGCATCATCATCGTCAAGGAGGCCGGCGGCCTGATCGAGGCGCTCGATCCCGAGGACTCGATCCTCGACAGCGGCGAGGTGATCTGCGCCAATGGCAATATCTTCGATCCTTTCGCCAAGGTGATCCGCGGCTGA
- the lysM gene encoding peptidoglycan-binding protein LysM, with amino-acid sequence MGLWSFVKDSGKKLFGGGEEEPQVEALQKEIADLGLDASGVEISVEGDTVRLEGAAASDELKEKIILAVGNVEGVGAVDDQTTGGGGEPVFHTVAKGDTLWAIAEKTLGKGSRYAEIFEANRPMLSHPDKIYPGQMLRIPQD; translated from the coding sequence ATGGGTCTGTGGAGCTTTGTGAAGGATAGCGGCAAGAAACTCTTTGGCGGCGGCGAGGAAGAGCCGCAGGTCGAGGCGCTGCAAAAGGAGATCGCGGATCTGGGTCTGGATGCCAGCGGTGTCGAGATCTCGGTCGAGGGCGATACCGTCAGGCTTGAAGGCGCGGCGGCCAGCGATGAGCTGAAGGAAAAGATCATCCTGGCGGTCGGCAATGTCGAAGGCGTGGGCGCGGTCGACGACCAGACCACCGGCGGTGGCGGCGAGCCGGTCTTTCACACCGTGGCCAAGGGCGACACCCTGTGGGCGATTGCCGAAAAGACGCTGGGCAAGGGCAGCCGTTATGCCGAGATTTTCGAGGCCAATCGCCCGATGCTCAGCCATCCCGACAAGATTTATCCCGGCCAGATGCTGCGTATCCCGCAAGACTGA
- the putA gene encoding bifunctional proline dehydrogenase/L-glutamate gamma-semialdehyde dehydrogenase PutA, producing the protein MTHALRTHIDSQTYADQSALLDQLVAQAALSEVDRAAICAAAAGLVRDIRSSTAPGLMEVFLAEYGLSTDEGIALMCLAEALLRVPDADTIDALIEDKIAPSDWGKHLGHSSSSLVNASTWALMLTGKVLDERKASPVGALRGAIKRLGEPVIRTAVSRAMKEMGRQFVLGETIQSAMKRASGMEAKGYTYSYDMLGEAARTEADAARYHLSYSRAIAAIAEACTHGDIRANPGISVKLSALHPRYELAQDARVMDELVPRLRALALLAKAAGMGLNVDAEEADRLSLSLQVIEAVMAEPALKGWDGFGIVVQAYGPRAGLVIDTLYEMAQRHDRKLMVRLVKGAYWDTEVKRAQVEGVDGFPVFTQKSATDVSYIANARKLLSMTDRIYPQFATHNAHTVAAILHMAKDGQPYEFQRLHGMGETLHNLVLTANKTRCRIYAPVGAHRDLLAYLVRRLLENGANSSFVNQIVDENVPPEVVAADPFETVKAPAKPLKRGPELFAPERPNSMGFDLGHQPTLDAIDAARDPFRSHRWQAGPLLAEEASPEAEEAVVNPADPHDVPGSVAPASAADAELSLARAQPWQAPAAERAAVLNRAADLYEAHYGELFALLHREAGKTLPDAVAELREAVDFLRYYAANIPDAASAGIFTCISPWNFPLAIFSGQIAAALATGNAVLAKPAPQTPLIAHRAVQLLHEAGVPRDALQLLPGGPAVGAALTSDPRVSGVAFTGSTATAQKIRAAMAANMRPGTPLIAETGGLNAMIVDSTALPEQAVQAVIESAFQSAGQRCSALRCLYLQEDIAEDVLTMLKGAMDALNLGNPWALSTDSGPVIDEAARKIITDHVAGARAEGRVLKELALPPEGTFVAPTLIKVAGIGALEREIFGPVLHVATFRSNELDQVIAAINATGYGLTFGLQTRIDDRVQHVTEAVHAGNIYVNRNQIGAIVGSQPFGGEGLSGTGPKAGGPNYMARFCAPDRQQAAADWAAPMATLPRATGTPAPVRVQSLPGPTGESNRLSEMARPPLLCLGPTAATVATQAQAVEALGGTAIRATGALAAEALETVEGISGVIWWGDEETARAYELALSRRSGPILPLIPGLPDGARVLAERHVCVDTTAAGGNAALLGGMG; encoded by the coding sequence ATGACCCACGCCCTGCGCACCCATATCGACAGCCAGACCTATGCCGATCAATCCGCCCTGCTCGACCAGTTGGTCGCGCAAGCCGCCCTGTCCGAGGTCGACCGCGCCGCCATCTGCGCCGCCGCCGCCGGGCTGGTGCGCGATATCCGCTCCAGCACCGCGCCGGGGCTGATGGAGGTGTTTCTCGCCGAATATGGCCTGTCGACCGACGAGGGCATCGCCCTGATGTGCCTGGCCGAGGCACTGCTGCGTGTGCCCGATGCCGACACGATCGACGCGCTGATCGAGGACAAGATCGCGCCCTCGGACTGGGGCAAGCATCTGGGTCATTCCTCCTCCTCGCTGGTGAATGCCTCGACCTGGGCGCTGATGCTGACGGGCAAGGTGCTGGACGAGCGCAAGGCAAGCCCGGTGGGCGCGCTGCGTGGCGCCATCAAACGGCTGGGCGAACCGGTAATCCGTACCGCAGTATCCCGCGCGATGAAGGAGATGGGCCGCCAGTTCGTGCTGGGCGAAACCATCCAGTCGGCGATGAAACGCGCCTCGGGCATGGAGGCCAAGGGATATACCTATTCCTATGACATGCTGGGCGAGGCCGCGCGCACCGAGGCCGACGCCGCGCGGTATCACCTGAGCTATTCGCGCGCCATTGCCGCGATTGCCGAGGCCTGTACCCATGGCGATATCCGCGCCAATCCGGGTATCTCGGTCAAGCTGTCGGCGCTGCATCCGCGTTACGAGCTGGCACAGGACGCCCGGGTGATGGACGAACTGGTGCCGCGCCTGCGCGCGCTAGCGCTGCTCGCCAAGGCAGCCGGCATGGGGCTGAACGTGGATGCCGAAGAGGCCGACCGGCTGTCGCTCTCGCTGCAGGTGATCGAAGCGGTGATGGCCGAACCCGCACTGAAAGGCTGGGACGGGTTCGGCATCGTGGTACAGGCCTATGGACCGCGCGCCGGTCTGGTGATCGACACGCTTTACGAGATGGCCCAGCGCCACGATCGCAAGCTGATGGTGCGGCTGGTCAAGGGCGCCTATTGGGATACCGAGGTCAAGCGCGCCCAGGTCGAAGGCGTCGACGGCTTCCCGGTCTTCACCCAGAAGTCCGCGACCGACGTGTCCTATATCGCCAATGCGCGCAAACTGCTGAGCATGACCGACCGGATCTATCCGCAGTTCGCCACCCATAACGCCCATACCGTGGCCGCGATCCTGCATATGGCCAAGGACGGCCAGCCCTATGAATTCCAACGCCTGCATGGCATGGGCGAGACGCTGCATAACCTGGTGCTGACCGCCAACAAGACCCGCTGCCGCATCTATGCGCCGGTGGGGGCACATCGTGACCTGCTGGCCTATCTGGTGCGGCGCCTGCTGGAGAACGGCGCCAACAGCTCATTCGTCAACCAGATCGTGGACGAGAATGTACCGCCCGAGGTGGTCGCCGCCGATCCGTTCGAGACGGTGAAGGCACCAGCCAAGCCGCTCAAGCGCGGCCCGGAGCTGTTTGCGCCCGAACGCCCGAACTCGATGGGCTTTGACCTCGGCCACCAACCCACGCTGGATGCGATCGACGCGGCACGCGATCCGTTCCGCAGCCATCGCTGGCAGGCCGGGCCGCTGCTGGCCGAGGAGGCCTCGCCCGAGGCCGAGGAGGCCGTGGTCAACCCCGCCGACCCGCATGATGTGCCCGGCAGCGTGGCCCCCGCAAGTGCGGCGGATGCCGAACTGTCGCTGGCCCGCGCCCAGCCCTGGCAAGCCCCGGCAGCCGAGCGCGCCGCCGTACTGAACCGCGCCGCCGACCTTTACGAGGCGCATTATGGCGAGCTTTTTGCGCTGCTGCATCGCGAGGCGGGCAAGACCCTGCCTGACGCGGTGGCCGAGCTGCGCGAGGCGGTGGATTTCCTGCGCTATTACGCCGCCAATATCCCCGACGCGGCGTCTGCGGGCATCTTTACCTGTATCAGCCCGTGGAACTTTCCGCTGGCCATCTTCTCGGGCCAGATCGCGGCGGCGCTGGCCACCGGCAACGCGGTGCTGGCCAAGCCCGCGCCGCAGACCCCTCTGATCGCCCATCGCGCGGTGCAGTTGCTGCACGAGGCCGGAGTGCCGCGCGATGCGCTGCAACTCTTGCCGGGTGGTCCGGCGGTGGGTGCGGCGCTGACCTCGGACCCGCGGGTTTCCGGCGTGGCCTTCACCGGCTCGACCGCGACGGCGCAGAAAATCCGCGCCGCCATGGCCGCGAACATGCGCCCGGGCACGCCGCTGATCGCGGAGACCGGCGGGCTCAATGCGATGATCGTCGATTCCACCGCGCTGCCGGAACAGGCGGTGCAGGCGGTGATCGAAAGCGCCTTCCAGTCGGCAGGCCAGCGCTGTTCGGCGCTGCGCTGCCTCTACCTGCAGGAGGATATCGCCGAGGACGTGCTGACCATGCTCAAGGGCGCGATGGATGCGCTGAACCTGGGCAACCCCTGGGCGCTGTCGACCGACAGCGGCCCGGTAATCGACGAGGCCGCGCGCAAGATCATCACAGACCACGTTGCGGGTGCCCGTGCCGAGGGACGGGTCCTGAAGGAACTGGCGCTGCCGCCCGAGGGCACATTCGTAGCCCCCACCCTGATCAAGGTTGCGGGCATCGGCGCGCTCGAGCGCGAGATATTCGGCCCCGTGCTGCATGTGGCCACCTTCCGCTCGAACGAGCTGGACCAGGTGATCGCGGCGATCAACGCCACCGGCTATGGCCTGACCTTTGGCCTGCAAACCCGGATCGACGACCGGGTGCAGCATGTGACCGAGGCGGTGCATGCGGGCAATATCTATGTCAACCGCAACCAGATCGGCGCCATCGTCGGCAGCCAGCCCTTTGGCGGCGAGGGCCTGTCGGGCACCGGGCCCAAGGCGGGCGGGCCGAATTACATGGCGCGGTTCTGTGCGCCGGACCGGCAGCAGGCAGCGGCCGACTGGGCCGCGCCCATGGCCACCCTGCCCCGTGCGACCGGCACGCCCGCGCCAGTGCGGGTGCAGAGCCTGCCCGGCCCAACCGGAGAATCGAACCGGCTGAGCGAGATGGCGCGCCCACCGCTCCTGTGCCTTGGCCCGACGGCCGCGACGGTTGCCACGCAAGCGCAGGCGGTCGAGGCGCTGGGCGGAACCGCCATCCGCGCCACCGGCGCGCTGGCAGCGGAGGCGCTGGAGACAGTCGAGGGCATCTCGGGCGTGATCTGGTGGGGTGACGAAGAGACCGCGCGTGCCTATGAGCTGGCGCTATCGCGCAGGTCCGGTCCGATCCTGCCGCTGATCCCCGGCCTGCCCGACGGTGCCCGGGTGCTGGCCGAACGCCATGTCTGCGTCGACACCACCGCTGCGGGCGGCAATGCCGCGCTGCTCGGCGGTATGGGCTGA
- a CDS encoding NADP-dependent oxidoreductase: MTDRMYRIALASRPTGAPEAANFSLEEAPVPTPGPGEVLVRVHYMSLDPYMRGRMDDAKSYAAPVPIGGTMEAGGVGEVIASNDPGFAPGDFAFGMFGWATHGVQPGKMLRKIDPKVMPITTALGVLGMPGFTGWFGLMEHGRPKAGETLVVAAATGPVGSMVGQVARLAGLRTVGVAGGADKCRIATETFGFDACLDHRAYDSAADLRRALAAECPDGIDIYFENVGGKVLEAVLPLMNNFGRIPVCGMISWYNAGGLGAGASDPGLTGPAIWRSILVKFLSVNGFIISNHFDRYPAFLAEIAPKLASGEIRYLEDVAEGLENAPAAFMAMLRGGNTGKQIVKLI; encoded by the coding sequence ATGACCGACCGCATGTATCGCATCGCCCTGGCCAGCCGCCCGACCGGCGCGCCCGAGGCCGCCAATTTCTCGCTCGAAGAGGCGCCCGTTCCCACCCCCGGCCCCGGAGAGGTGCTGGTGCGCGTCCATTACATGTCGCTGGATCCGTACATGCGGGGCCGGATGGACGATGCCAAATCCTATGCCGCGCCGGTACCGATCGGCGGCACGATGGAGGCCGGCGGCGTGGGCGAGGTGATCGCCTCGAACGATCCGGGGTTTGCGCCCGGCGATTTTGCATTCGGCATGTTCGGCTGGGCCACCCATGGGGTGCAGCCGGGCAAGATGCTGCGCAAGATCGACCCCAAGGTGATGCCGATCACCACCGCGCTGGGGGTGCTGGGCATGCCGGGGTTCACCGGCTGGTTCGGGCTGATGGAACATGGCCGGCCCAAGGCGGGCGAAACCCTGGTGGTGGCTGCGGCCACCGGGCCAGTAGGGTCGATGGTGGGACAGGTTGCCCGCCTGGCCGGGTTGCGCACGGTGGGCGTCGCGGGGGGCGCCGACAAGTGCCGCATCGCCACCGAAACATTCGGCTTTGACGCCTGTCTCGATCACCGCGCCTATGACAGCGCCGCCGATCTGCGCCGGGCGCTGGCCGCAGAATGCCCGGACGGGATCGACATCTATTTCGAGAATGTCGGCGGCAAGGTGTTGGAGGCCGTGCTGCCGCTGATGAACAATTTCGGCCGTATCCCCGTTTGCGGCATGATCAGCTGGTACAATGCCGGCGGTCTGGGCGCAGGTGCATCGGATCCGGGGCTGACCGGCCCTGCGATCTGGCGCTCGATCCTGGTGAAGTTCCTTTCGGTCAACGGGTTCATCATCTCGAACCATTTCGACCGTTACCCTGCCTTCCTGGCCGAGATCGCTCCGAAACTGGCCAGCGGCGAGATCCGCTATCTCGAGGATGTGGCAGAAGGGCTGGAAAACGCGCCTGCCGCCTTCATGGCCATGCTCAGGGGCGGCAATACCGGCAAACAGATCGTCAAACTGATCTGA